One genomic segment of Gammaproteobacteria bacterium includes these proteins:
- the yhbY gene encoding ribosome assembly RNA-binding protein YhbY yields MKLTGKQTQFLRSLAHPLKPVVMIGDKGLTENVLAEIEGALDYHELIKIKVPAGDKDTKSALIEAICKQTKAAHAQTIGRIVVLFRSSEKKKITLP; encoded by the coding sequence ATGAAACTTACTGGTAAACAAACTCAATTCTTGCGCAGCTTAGCTCACCCACTCAAACCCGTGGTCATGATCGGCGACAAAGGATTAACCGAAAACGTTCTTGCCGAAATTGAAGGTGCGCTTGACTACCACGAACTGATCAAAATAAAAGTGCCGGCTGGCGATAAAGACACCAAATCGGCACTGATTGAAGCCATCTGCAAGCAAACCAAAGCTGCACACGCCCAGACCATCGGCCGTATTGTCGTGCTTTTCCGCAGCTCAGAAAAGAAAAAAATCACCCTGCCCTAA
- a CDS encoding DUF4149 domain-containing protein gives MFGNSVKRLEQLLLALWTGSMVGVGYIAAPVLFKTLDDRKLAGMLAGNMFGVIFIAGSVIGLVLLLLLIGRLGRSVFAQWRFWVLLVMWSLAMASLFVVQPMMAELKSQGLLPGSEAAKQFGMMHGVSSVMYMLTSLGGVVLVWAGLRKSEVNRPRSAIGGHI, from the coding sequence ATGTTCGGTAACAGCGTTAAACGATTGGAACAATTGCTTTTGGCATTGTGGACAGGAAGTATGGTTGGCGTGGGTTACATTGCAGCACCAGTGTTGTTTAAAACGCTGGATGATCGCAAGTTGGCCGGAATGCTGGCGGGTAACATGTTTGGCGTGATTTTTATCGCCGGCAGCGTTATCGGTTTGGTGTTGTTGCTGTTGCTGATCGGTCGCCTGGGGCGCAGCGTATTTGCGCAGTGGCGATTCTGGGTCTTGCTGGTGATGTGGTCATTGGCAATGGCGAGTTTGTTTGTGGTGCAGCCGATGATGGCAGAGTTGAAATCGCAAGGATTGTTGCCCGGCAGTGAAGCGGCCAAGCAGTTCGGCATGATGCACGGCGTTTCGTCGGTGATGTATATGCTGACCAGTCTGGGCGGTGTGGTGCTGGTATGGGCGGGATTGCGTAAAAGTGAGGTCAACCGACCGCGCTCGGCGATCGGTGGCCACATTTAG